One window from the genome of Candidatus Manganitrophaceae bacterium encodes:
- a CDS encoding thiolase domain-containing protein (Catalyzes the synthesis of acetoacetyl coenzyme A from two molecules of acetyl coenzyme A. It can also act as a thiolase, catalyzing the reverse reaction and generating two-carbon units from the four-carbon product of fatty acid oxidation), whose amino-acid sequence MQPVYMITGGITKFTKANTQMDFRLMVKEAYDFALKDLPKLRPEMIDGSVGSYFSDHFTRQLMAAIMVQDYLGLCPKPSRRVEGGGATGGLCFQSAWESVASGRMDICLAFGFETMSRVNTWKGNEFIALASDTNFDYPVGGFYSGYYAMMVQRHMHEFGTTPEQMAMVSIKNHANALYNPYAQKPGLLTIEDVRSATMVATPLTMLDICTMSDGAAVAVLASEKVAEKICKRPVKVTGIGSGTDAMRMADRPHGKVLLLPHERASDYKGLKYPGVHSFRGGRMAAKLAYKMAGIQNPVEDLDFVELHDAYTSSEIQTYEDMGLCKYGEGGSFVEEGSPFMPGIEYGLSLPKRGKIPVNPSSGLLACGHPVGATGLMQAVFAFWQLQGSIKKHLGSNKLQVKNAKRGLIHSHAGTGTYITVSILERP is encoded by the coding sequence ATGCAGCCAGTTTACATGATTACAGGCGGGATCACGAAGTTCACGAAGGCCAATACACAAATGGACTTTCGTCTCATGGTCAAAGAGGCCTACGACTTTGCCCTCAAGGACCTTCCTAAACTGAGGCCGGAGATGATCGATGGCAGTGTCGGATCTTATTTTTCCGATCATTTTACACGACAGTTGATGGCGGCCATCATGGTTCAGGATTATCTGGGCCTCTGTCCAAAACCCTCTCGGAGAGTAGAAGGAGGCGGGGCAACCGGGGGACTTTGCTTTCAGAGTGCCTGGGAGTCGGTGGCCTCTGGAAGGATGGATATCTGCCTTGCCTTTGGATTTGAGACGATGTCACGCGTGAACACCTGGAAGGGAAACGAGTTTATCGCCCTTGCTTCAGACACCAATTTTGACTACCCCGTTGGGGGTTTTTACAGCGGCTACTATGCCATGATGGTTCAACGGCATATGCATGAGTTTGGAACGACGCCGGAACAGATGGCGATGGTTTCCATCAAGAATCACGCCAATGCCCTTTATAACCCCTATGCACAGAAACCGGGGCTGTTGACGATTGAGGATGTCCGGAGCGCCACGATGGTGGCGACGCCTCTCACGATGCTTGATATCTGTACGATGTCAGACGGCGCGGCGGTTGCTGTTCTGGCCTCGGAAAAGGTGGCCGAAAAAATATGTAAACGCCCGGTCAAGGTGACGGGCATCGGAAGCGGAACGGATGCGATGCGGATGGCAGACCGGCCTCATGGAAAGGTTCTCCTCCTTCCTCATGAACGGGCAAGCGATTATAAAGGATTAAAATATCCCGGAGTCCACTCCTTCAGAGGTGGTCGTATGGCGGCAAAGTTGGCCTATAAAATGGCGGGCATCCAAAACCCTGTAGAGGATCTTGACTTTGTAGAACTTCATGACGCCTATACCTCATCCGAGATTCAAACCTACGAAGATATGGGTCTCTGCAAGTATGGAGAAGGGGGAAGCTTTGTTGAAGAAGGAAGTCCCTTCATGCCGGGAATTGAGTATGGCCTGAGCCTTCCGAAGAGAGGAAAGATTCCGGTGAATCCAAGCAGTGGTCTTCTTGCCTGTGGTCATCCGGTGGGTGCAACCGGTCTGATGCAGGCGGTCTTCGCGTTCTGGCAGTTACAAGGGAGCATCAAGAAACATTTGGGGAGTAACAAACTCCAGGTCAAGAATGCAAAACGGGGCCTGATCCACAGCCATGCGGGGACGGGGACGTATATCACAGTCAGCATTCTCGAGCGCCCCTAA
- a CDS encoding amino acid ABC transporter permease has translation MSAYTKSKNMIIPWIKKNLFGSWINTSLTIGSLWLGYLLFVPMLAFVFQNADWQVVVDNLHLFAVGSYPEEQLWRIFLTLVFLMGLLGSTVAIRTRMGVKSWSLFICFTGFALWSTIVGHDADRTGFNAANHYFPIAGAILYLIGYTTAQKGQKRRIVLGWFLYITLSPILLSGFTGSDILPRVENHLWGGLLLTLLVTVVGIVVSFPLGIALALGRRSKLPGIKVLCIGFIETIRGVPLITLLFMGQVLIPLFLPPALVVSNLVRVMIAVTLFAAAYMAEYIRGGLQALPAGQIEAAQALGLNTVQTNLFIVLPQAIRAVIPALVGECISLFKDTSLVAIVGLLDLTGAAKAAIGQPDFIGLEAEVFMTIAFVYWIFSFLMSKYSRNLEKQLGVGVR, from the coding sequence ATGTCTGCTTATACAAAGTCTAAAAATATGATCATTCCCTGGATCAAAAAAAACTTGTTTGGTTCCTGGATCAACACCTCATTAACCATTGGGAGTCTCTGGCTGGGGTATCTTCTATTTGTTCCGATGCTTGCATTTGTGTTTCAGAACGCAGACTGGCAAGTTGTCGTCGACAATCTCCACCTTTTCGCAGTCGGCTCCTATCCAGAGGAACAGCTCTGGAGAATTTTTCTGACCCTCGTGTTCTTGATGGGCTTGTTGGGTTCCACCGTTGCCATCCGAACAAGGATGGGAGTCAAAAGCTGGTCACTGTTTATTTGCTTCACGGGGTTCGCCCTGTGGAGCACCATCGTGGGCCATGATGCAGACCGTACAGGGTTTAATGCCGCCAACCATTATTTTCCCATTGCCGGAGCTATCCTCTACCTGATTGGATACACCACGGCCCAAAAAGGACAAAAGCGCCGAATTGTCCTAGGATGGTTTCTCTATATCACACTCAGCCCGATATTACTGAGTGGTTTTACAGGAAGCGATATTCTGCCCAGAGTCGAAAACCATCTCTGGGGTGGACTGCTTCTAACACTCTTAGTGACCGTCGTCGGCATTGTTGTGTCCTTCCCTCTTGGGATCGCCCTGGCTCTGGGAAGAAGAAGTAAGCTGCCCGGAATCAAGGTGCTTTGTATCGGATTTATCGAAACCATTCGTGGCGTTCCTCTGATCACTCTGCTGTTTATGGGTCAGGTTCTCATTCCTTTGTTTCTCCCCCCCGCTCTGGTTGTCAGTAACCTGGTGCGCGTGATGATCGCCGTCACTCTCTTTGCCGCAGCTTATATGGCAGAATACATCCGGGGAGGCTTACAAGCGCTCCCCGCAGGACAAATCGAAGCCGCACAGGCCCTCGGATTGAACACAGTTCAAACAAACCTTTTCATCGTTCTACCCCAGGCAATCCGTGCCGTCATTCCTGCACTCGTCGGGGAATGCATCTCCCTGTTCAAAGATACCTCCCTGGTTGCCATTGTTGGACTGCTTGATCTAACCGGAGCCGCGAAGGCCGCGATTGGACAACCTGATTTTATTGGTTTGGAAGCCGAGGTCTTCATGACGATCGCTTTTGTCTATTGGATTTTTAGTTTTTTAATGTCAAAATATAGTCGAAATTTAGAAAAACAGCTTGGAGTCGGCGTTCGATGA
- a CDS encoding long-chain fatty acid--CoA ligase, with amino-acid sequence MDRPWVKYYEQDVPETIQFPSIPIYQFIDDSAVRCPELCAILFYGKRTSYQKLSLEINQFAHLLTELGVRKGDRVAIMLPNIPQCVVAYYGALKAGAIVVMTNPLYVERELQVQLDDSGAETIIALDFFYPRIEKIKNKTPLKNIILTSIRDALPWFLSLLYPIKAKKEGQWIQVPKVPPVYDMMALMKEMPSSDPNVLVFSTDLALLQYTGGTTGTPKGVMLTHQNLVVNAIQIRKWMPSLTEKEEIFLGVIPFFHVYGMSTCMNLAIYLGSTLVLLPRFVTKDVLKTIQKSRATMFMGVQAMYVAINNFATIKEYDLSSVRVCISGAGPLHEEVQRRFEALTGAKLVEGYGLSEASPVTHAIPINGKRKEGSIGLPFPNTLAKIVDIETGKKDLAIGEVGELIVQGPQVMEGYWQKGTETRDVLRDGWLFTGDMARMDEEGYFFIVDRKKDMIKTKGENVYPREVEEVLFRHPKVKDAVVVGIPEKFFGEYIKAYLVLKEGENVTEDEVMDHCRIELAEFKVPKEIEFRSELPKTIIGKVLRRVLLEEEMKKRRND; translated from the coding sequence ATGGATCGTCCCTGGGTCAAGTATTATGAACAGGATGTACCGGAAACCATTCAATTCCCCTCCATTCCAATTTACCAGTTTATTGACGATTCTGCGGTTCGATGCCCTGAACTTTGCGCCATTCTTTTCTATGGGAAGAGGACGAGCTATCAGAAATTGTCCCTTGAAATCAATCAATTTGCCCATCTCCTTACAGAACTGGGTGTGCGCAAGGGGGATCGAGTGGCCATCATGCTCCCGAATATCCCCCAATGTGTTGTTGCCTACTATGGTGCACTGAAAGCGGGTGCAATCGTCGTCATGACGAATCCTTTGTACGTCGAACGAGAACTTCAAGTGCAGCTTGATGATTCCGGAGCGGAAACGATTATTGCTCTCGACTTCTTTTATCCCCGTATTGAAAAAATTAAAAATAAGACCCCCTTAAAAAATATCATCTTAACTTCCATTCGAGATGCACTTCCCTGGTTCTTGTCCCTCCTTTACCCGATCAAGGCAAAGAAGGAGGGCCAGTGGATTCAAGTCCCAAAAGTCCCGCCTGTATACGACATGATGGCACTGATGAAGGAGATGCCTTCATCTGATCCGAATGTGCTTGTCTTTTCCACAGACCTGGCTCTCCTCCAATATACCGGCGGAACGACCGGAACCCCAAAAGGGGTGATGTTGACGCATCAAAATCTTGTGGTCAACGCGATTCAAATCCGTAAATGGATGCCATCCCTTACGGAAAAGGAAGAGATTTTCCTCGGGGTGATCCCTTTCTTCCATGTTTATGGGATGTCAACCTGCATGAACCTAGCGATTTATTTGGGGTCGACACTCGTCCTTTTGCCTCGATTTGTGACCAAGGATGTCCTGAAGACGATTCAGAAAAGCAGGGCGACAATGTTCATGGGGGTTCAGGCGATGTACGTCGCGATTAATAATTTTGCCACCATCAAAGAATATGATCTCTCTTCCGTGCGTGTTTGTATCTCTGGTGCCGGACCGCTCCATGAAGAGGTCCAGCGCCGTTTTGAGGCGCTGACAGGAGCAAAACTGGTTGAGGGATATGGGCTGTCAGAGGCCTCTCCCGTGACCCATGCGATCCCGATCAATGGAAAGCGGAAAGAGGGGAGCATCGGACTTCCTTTTCCGAATACTCTTGCAAAGATCGTTGATATTGAGACAGGAAAGAAAGACCTTGCAATTGGGGAGGTCGGCGAATTAATTGTTCAAGGCCCTCAGGTGATGGAGGGATATTGGCAAAAAGGGACGGAAACCAGAGATGTCTTGCGGGATGGGTGGCTTTTTACAGGGGATATGGCCCGCATGGATGAGGAAGGATACTTTTTTATTGTAGACCGAAAGAAAGACATGATTAAGACAAAGGGTGAGAATGTTTATCCGCGTGAAGTGGAAGAGGTTCTTTTCCGGCATCCAAAAGTAAAAGATGCGGTTGTGGTGGGTATCCCTGAAAAGTTTTTTGGGGAATACATCAAGGCCTATCTTGTTCTGAAAGAAGGAGAAAATGTAACAGAAGATGAGGTGATGGATCACTGCCGAATAGAGTTGGCTGAGTTCAAGGTGCCGAAAGAGATTGAGTTTCGATCCGAGCTTCCGAAGACAATTATTGGAAAGGTCTTGAGGCGTGTCTTGCTGGAAGAAGAAATGAAGAAGAGGCGTAACGATTGA
- a CDS encoding amino acid ABC transporter ATP-binding protein, translated as MIVCRNVHKWFGDFHALQGVNVEVAKGEVVVIIGPSGSGKSTFIRTLNRLEVHEEGEIIIHGTPLNDDLKNIETIRREVGMVFQSFNLFPHLSIMENITLAQIHVRKRPRKQAEEKTMELLKRVGIPEQASKYPGQLSGGQQQRVAIARALAMDPEVMLFDEPTSALDPEMIKEVLDVMKELATTGMTMLVVTHEMGFAKEVANRVLFFDQGKIIEETTPEIFFTNPNHERSRDFLSKILGH; from the coding sequence GTGATCGTCTGCCGTAACGTCCACAAATGGTTCGGGGACTTCCATGCCTTACAGGGCGTGAATGTTGAAGTCGCCAAAGGGGAAGTGGTCGTGATCATTGGGCCGTCAGGGTCTGGAAAATCAACATTCATCCGAACACTCAATCGATTGGAAGTCCATGAAGAAGGAGAGATCATCATCCATGGAACACCCTTGAATGATGATTTGAAGAACATCGAAACCATTCGGAGAGAGGTAGGGATGGTCTTTCAAAGCTTTAATCTCTTTCCCCACCTGAGCATCATGGAGAATATCACGCTCGCGCAGATTCACGTTCGTAAACGCCCCAGAAAACAGGCTGAAGAAAAAACAATGGAATTGTTAAAACGGGTAGGCATCCCGGAACAGGCCTCTAAATACCCCGGGCAACTGTCTGGCGGCCAGCAGCAGCGGGTCGCCATTGCCAGAGCCCTTGCGATGGACCCTGAAGTCATGTTATTCGACGAACCGACATCGGCATTAGATCCTGAAATGATCAAAGAGGTGCTCGATGTCATGAAGGAACTTGCCACAACCGGGATGACAATGCTCGTTGTAACGCACGAGATGGGCTTTGCCAAAGAAGTCGCGAACCGGGTCCTATTTTTCGACCAGGGGAAAATCATTGAGGAAACAACACCCGAAATATTCTTCACGAATCCAAACCATGAACGTTCCCGGGACTTTCTCTCAAAAATACTCGGACACTGA
- a CDS encoding ABC transporter permease subunit has product MKKTQHPPLHKSEAIRIPFYRDVKVINILLQVLFFLVIGIFFFWLLRNMFSGLAQQNLKIQFEFMSEEAGFSISEGIEFSSENSYWRAFQVGAVNTLRISALGILLSTFLGIFIGMGRLSKNLLINTLSTVYVEIIRNIPLLVQLFVWYHVVYLALPGIRQSIPLPGGIYLSNRGAFFPWWEGTDTTRMWLGFIGLAVISGFGVLRILKGREAGRGLLRSKAFIPYMVFLGVVLLSLFALPEYPLRLSTPRLKGFNFQGGIHFSPEFMGLLTGLTIYTAAFIAEIVRAGILAVHKGQSEAAQALGLTPLQIFRLVVFPQALRVIFPPLANQYLNLTKNSSLALVIGFADLFQVSQTISNQSGNAIPLILLVMGSYLGVSLFISTIINWFNARTGIIAK; this is encoded by the coding sequence ATGAAAAAAACCCAACACCCTCCTCTTCACAAGTCTGAAGCGATCCGTATTCCTTTTTATCGGGATGTCAAAGTGATTAATATTCTGCTGCAAGTCCTTTTTTTTCTTGTCATTGGGATATTTTTTTTCTGGTTGTTGCGTAATATGTTTTCAGGACTGGCCCAGCAGAACTTAAAGATCCAGTTTGAGTTTATGTCAGAAGAAGCGGGGTTTTCAATTAGTGAAGGCATCGAATTTTCATCTGAAAACTCTTATTGGAGGGCCTTTCAAGTCGGCGCAGTCAATACGCTTCGTATCTCAGCATTGGGTATTCTTCTAAGCACCTTTCTTGGTATTTTCATTGGGATGGGACGCCTCTCAAAAAATTTATTGATCAATACCTTGTCAACAGTCTATGTGGAAATCATTCGAAACATCCCTTTGCTGGTACAGCTTTTTGTCTGGTATCATGTGGTCTATTTGGCCCTGCCAGGGATTCGACAGTCTATTCCACTCCCTGGCGGAATTTACTTGAGCAATCGCGGCGCATTTTTCCCATGGTGGGAAGGGACGGACACCACTCGAATGTGGTTAGGCTTCATTGGCCTTGCCGTCATCAGCGGCTTCGGAGTACTGAGAATCCTGAAAGGGAGGGAAGCGGGTCGTGGTCTGCTGCGGTCCAAAGCATTCATCCCCTATATGGTATTTTTGGGAGTGGTCCTCCTCAGCCTCTTCGCACTGCCCGAATATCCCCTCCGCCTCAGTACCCCCCGCTTGAAAGGATTCAATTTTCAGGGCGGGATTCATTTTTCCCCCGAATTCATGGGATTGTTGACCGGACTGACAATCTATACGGCGGCCTTCATTGCTGAGATTGTCAGAGCAGGCATCCTGGCCGTCCATAAAGGACAAAGCGAAGCGGCTCAGGCCCTGGGATTAACCCCGCTACAGATTTTTCGGCTGGTTGTCTTTCCTCAAGCCTTGCGGGTCATATTTCCTCCCTTGGCAAATCAGTATCTTAATTTGACAAAAAATTCCAGCCTGGCCCTTGTGATTGGTTTTGCCGACCTCTTTCAGGTCTCTCAGACCATCTCCAACCAGTCTGGAAACGCGATCCCCCTGATACTTCTGGTGATGGGATCCTACCTGGGTGTCAGCTTATTCATTTCGACGATCATTAACTGGTTTAACGCCAGAACAGGAATAATCGCAAAATAA
- a CDS encoding cobalamin B12-binding domain-containing protein produces the protein MPKRVRILLAKVGLDGHDRGIKVVARTLRDAGMEVVYLGLHNTPAEIVSSAIQEDVDGIGLSVHSAAHMTLFKKVKALLKKESAEDIAVFGGGIVPDADIRALKKAGIGEIFTPGTTMEEIVKSVRELVRP, from the coding sequence ATGCCCAAAAGGGTAAGAATCCTCCTTGCAAAGGTGGGTCTGGATGGGCATGATCGTGGGATCAAGGTGGTTGCGCGAACCCTCCGCGATGCCGGAATGGAGGTAGTCTATCTGGGTCTTCATAATACACCCGCCGAAATTGTCTCCTCTGCGATTCAGGAAGATGTAGATGGGATTGGCCTCTCAGTACATTCTGCCGCCCACATGACCCTCTTCAAAAAGGTTAAGGCCCTCCTAAAGAAGGAGAGTGCGGAGGATATTGCCGTCTTCGGAGGGGGAATTGTGCCGGATGCAGATATTCGTGCCTTAAAGAAGGCCGGGATTGGTGAGATCTTTACCCCGGGCACGACGATGGAGGAGATCGTCAAATCTGTAAGAGAATTGGTTCGTCCTTAA
- a CDS encoding amino acid ABC transporter substrate-binding protein, giving the protein MRNNSLKVAASALISMALLLGASSVFAGKLDTVKRRGILHCGVNKMIPGFGFLNPKGEFEGFDVAFCKAIASAVFSDPKKVKYVPLSSSQRFTALQAGEIDVLSRNTTWTVSRDGSVGLDFTVTTFYDGQGVLVKKDLGIQGISELAGATFCTISGTTTEKNITDYFAKINSNFTLLTFEDADGMMSAFRANRCDAATSDRSTLLARQYAEKNPSIYVLLDETISKEPLGPAVGSNDSQWRDVVVWTIYGMLAAEELGVTQKNLEVMKLNKDPVIQRLLGITGTLGKGLGVDNTFVANIIKNVGNYGEVFDRNLGMKSKFKMSRGLNALWTDGGLMYAPPFR; this is encoded by the coding sequence ATGAGGAATAATAGTTTAAAGGTGGCCGCAAGCGCGTTGATCTCGATGGCACTCCTCCTGGGCGCTTCTTCAGTTTTTGCCGGAAAATTGGATACGGTAAAGCGTCGCGGGATTCTTCATTGCGGTGTGAACAAAATGATCCCGGGCTTTGGATTTCTTAATCCCAAAGGCGAATTTGAAGGATTTGATGTTGCATTTTGCAAGGCCATTGCAAGCGCCGTCTTTAGTGATCCCAAGAAAGTGAAATATGTCCCTCTCTCCTCGTCACAGCGCTTTACGGCACTTCAGGCAGGTGAAATCGATGTCCTTTCCAGAAATACCACATGGACGGTCTCCAGAGACGGATCGGTGGGGCTTGACTTTACGGTAACGACATTTTATGACGGCCAGGGAGTTCTGGTAAAAAAAGATCTGGGCATTCAAGGGATCAGCGAACTCGCAGGAGCCACATTTTGTACCATTTCAGGAACCACGACTGAAAAAAATATCACAGATTACTTCGCGAAAATAAATTCCAACTTCACGCTGCTGACCTTTGAAGATGCCGACGGAATGATGTCCGCATTCAGGGCAAACCGATGTGACGCCGCTACCTCGGACCGGTCCACACTCCTTGCCCGCCAGTATGCGGAAAAGAATCCTTCGATCTATGTCCTTCTGGACGAAACCATCTCCAAGGAACCGCTGGGGCCTGCAGTCGGGTCCAATGACAGCCAATGGAGGGACGTGGTAGTCTGGACCATTTACGGCATGCTGGCGGCGGAAGAACTGGGAGTGACCCAAAAGAATCTTGAGGTCATGAAGCTTAATAAAGATCCCGTCATCCAGAGGCTCTTAGGCATTACCGGAACCCTCGGAAAAGGCCTGGGTGTAGACAACACCTTTGTCGCCAATATCATCAAAAATGTAGGCAACTACGGTGAGGTCTTTGATCGAAACCTCGGGATGAAATCAAAGTTCAAGATGTCTCGCGGCCTGAATGCTCTCTGGACCGATGGCGGTTTGATGTATGCCCCTCCTTTTCGATAA
- a CDS encoding SDR family NAD(P)-dependent oxidoreductase produces the protein MRLPYCVIGLFCSSTYEEYASITKKTSGLVLQATCRFILTLLIRLSRKSLKVSGLLLDKVALVTGGSRGIGYAIAAAYIEEGAKVVICGRDESRLREAAESLGILGEVTAIGYDVFIFDQV, from the coding sequence ATTCGCCTGCCTTACTGCGTTATCGGCCTTTTTTGCTCCTCAACGTACGAAGAGTACGCCTCGATCACAAAAAAGACCTCTGGCCTTGTCTTGCAGGCGACTTGTCGGTTTATTCTCACATTACTTATCAGATTATCCAGGAAATCATTAAAAGTGAGTGGGCTTTTGCTGGATAAAGTGGCTCTTGTTACGGGGGGAAGCCGGGGCATTGGATATGCCATTGCGGCAGCGTATATCGAGGAAGGGGCGAAGGTTGTTATTTGTGGTCGGGATGAAAGCCGCTTGCGGGAAGCCGCTGAAAGTTTAGGAATACTTGGTGAGGTGACGGCCATCGGGTACGATGTTTTCATTTTTGACCAGGTTTAA
- a CDS encoding radical SAM protein encodes MKTPGEILLISCYELGHQPVALASPLAFLEQAGYRPNVIDLSVQKLDMSKVRRARLVAISVPMHTALRIGAVVATQVREANAGCHITFFGLYSSLNKDALLEKAADSVIGGEYETALVSLVQALERNDDRSIEGVSTHRSDAAPLLTHLPFFAPSRALLPPLEKYAHLEEGSTRRQVGYVEASRGCRYHCRHCPIPPVYGGRFFLVPREVVLEDIENLVKMGATHITFGDPDFLNGPVHSLRIVRAMHDLFPNLTFDFTAKIEHLIRDQSSLSELAELGCIFIISAVESLSNTILVHLDKNHTRADIESAVHLTRQAGITLRASLVPFTPWTTIEDIIDLFDFVEKEDMIDSLDPVQYTIRLLIPPGSLLLSEPSIAAHLGPLVQESFTYLWTHSDPRIDRLQEVFAEEVGKGTQEEVDPAIIFYQLKEFAYAAYEGRPAQRITHPVKADRKRPPRLTEPWFCCAEPTKQQFAIIQE; translated from the coding sequence ATGAAGACTCCCGGAGAAATCCTACTCATCTCCTGTTATGAGCTGGGACATCAGCCCGTCGCGCTTGCGTCACCTTTGGCCTTTTTAGAACAGGCGGGATATCGCCCTAACGTCATCGACCTCTCCGTCCAGAAACTCGACATGTCCAAAGTCCGGCGGGCCAGACTGGTTGCTATTTCTGTCCCCATGCACACGGCCTTGCGGATCGGGGCCGTGGTCGCCACACAGGTTCGGGAGGCCAATGCCGGCTGCCATATCACCTTCTTCGGTCTCTATTCATCTCTCAACAAAGACGCCCTTCTGGAAAAAGCAGCAGACTCCGTCATCGGGGGAGAATATGAAACCGCATTGGTTTCACTTGTTCAAGCTCTTGAGAGGAATGATGATCGTTCTATTGAGGGGGTCAGTACGCACCGAAGTGATGCAGCACCCCTCCTGACACATCTTCCTTTTTTCGCGCCGAGCCGGGCGCTCCTTCCTCCTCTTGAAAAATACGCCCACTTGGAAGAAGGGAGTACTCGTCGTCAGGTGGGTTACGTTGAAGCAAGCCGTGGCTGCCGTTACCACTGCCGTCACTGCCCGATCCCGCCGGTCTATGGCGGGCGTTTTTTTCTTGTTCCCCGTGAAGTTGTTCTGGAAGACATTGAAAATCTGGTTAAGATGGGCGCGACGCATATTACCTTTGGCGATCCCGACTTCTTAAACGGCCCGGTCCATTCTCTACGTATCGTCCGAGCAATGCATGACCTTTTCCCCAATCTCACCTTTGATTTTACCGCCAAGATCGAGCATCTGATCCGGGATCAGTCCTCCCTCTCGGAACTGGCCGAACTCGGCTGTATCTTCATTATCTCAGCTGTGGAGTCACTCAGCAACACCATCCTGGTCCATCTCGATAAGAACCACACGAGGGCCGATATTGAAAGCGCGGTTCACCTGACACGACAGGCCGGGATCACACTCCGCGCCTCGCTGGTTCCTTTTACCCCCTGGACGACTATTGAGGATATCATCGACCTCTTCGACTTTGTTGAAAAGGAAGACATGATCGATTCCCTCGACCCGGTACAGTATACGATTCGCCTGCTCATCCCGCCGGGTTCCCTTCTTTTGTCAGAACCCAGCATCGCGGCTCACCTGGGTCCCCTGGTTCAAGAATCATTTACCTATCTGTGGACCCACAGCGATCCCAGGATCGATCGGCTCCAGGAAGTATTCGCTGAGGAAGTGGGAAAAGGAACCCAGGAAGAGGTCGACCCCGCCATCATTTTCTATCAGCTGAAAGAATTCGCATATGCAGCCTATGAAGGGCGCCCAGCCCAGAGAATCACACATCCGGTCAAAGCAGACCGGAAACGACCCCCAAGACTGACCGAACCCTGGTTTTGTTGCGCGGAACCCACCAAACAGCAGTTCGCAATCATCCAGGAGTAA
- a CDS encoding SDR family oxidoreductase yields the protein MVRKIIAQFGRIDILVNNAGISMTYGRVGEIDPKRWAEVIGVNLIGTFNCCHALLPHMLKGRRGKIINLKGYGARMSSPRMTAYGASKAGIAAFTRSLSREYSGTGITVNILSPGVVRTELLLSRETTDEGRNYRDKFNWVIDLLAGPVEKPAALAVKMASAQTDGVTGKEFRVMTKTKLPFGCWGME from the coding sequence ATGGTTCGAAAGATTATTGCGCAATTCGGGCGGATCGACATTCTCGTGAATAATGCGGGGATCTCTATGACCTACGGGCGTGTAGGAGAGATTGACCCTAAACGATGGGCCGAAGTGATCGGAGTGAATCTGATCGGAACCTTCAATTGCTGCCACGCTCTCCTTCCTCATATGCTGAAAGGGCGTAGAGGGAAAATTATCAACCTCAAGGGCTATGGAGCCCGTATGTCCTCTCCCCGGATGACGGCCTATGGTGCAAGTAAGGCGGGAATCGCCGCTTTTACACGCTCTCTCTCCAGGGAATACAGCGGGACGGGTATCACCGTGAATATACTCTCGCCCGGGGTTGTCCGGACGGAACTGCTTCTGAGTCGTGAAACCACTGATGAAGGTCGGAACTACCGTGATAAGTTCAATTGGGTCATCGACCTCTTGGCAGGCCCGGTGGAAAAACCCGCGGCACTTGCTGTAAAAATGGCCTCTGCTCAAACCGATGGCGTCACCGGAAAAGAATTCCGTGTGATGACAAAGACCAAGCTGCCTTTCGGATGCTGGGGTATGGAATGA